GCGATCTTGGCCGTGGTCGATTGAACTTTTCCGCGAGCCTTGCGACGTTGGATCGGGACTTCGCTGGTGAAGCCGATCAGCAATTCGAATTCGCCTTTGTCGTCGGACTTGGTTGCTGGTTCGCCCATGTCCTGGGACGCCTCGGCGATGAAGTCCAGTCGAGGGAGCATTTCGTTGCAGGCGAGTTGACGATCGAGTTGGATGCCTCGGATTTGAAACTGCAGGATCTGCGGTTCGGGGCGTCTCGATAGGGCGGCGGCGAGATCCGATTGGAAGTCACCAGGCGGTGGCGGCTGGATCGCGGGAAATCTTAGCGGGATCCATTCGTCGTCGGGAACGATTGGTCGACCCGCATCGTCGCGAAGGAACAGGCCAAGCTTGAACGCGGTCTCGCGATACTTGCGTTCCGTTTCCAAAACCTTGGTCGAACGCTCGGCGATGAGTTGTTGATTGAGGATCAGATCAATCTCAGCGAACTTGCCCGCTTCCACGCCGGCTTCGTATTGCTTGCCGCGTTCCTCGGCCAACTTCAGAAGTTCCTGTTGGGCTTGCAGAGCCGATCCGGCGGCGACCCATTGCCAGTAGTTCGTGGTGGCATCCAGAGAGACTTCCAACAAAGCTTGCTGCACGGTCGGTCCAACCGCTTGGCGTGCCAACGAGGCTTGGAAGACAGCGACACGTTGCGGATCGATCGCGCGACCTTGCAGCAGCGGCTGAATGATCGAGGCTTTGAATTCGCCCGCGTCATCAGTTTGCCGTTCCTTGTACCAAGGTTGGTAGAAACCGCGTCCGATTCGGTAGCCAGCTTCGACATAGCCGCCCCACCAAGTTTGCCGAGCGAGTTTCAAACCGTTGCGATAATTTTCGTAGTAGCCCGTGGGTTCGGCCAAAGAGTACGCATTGAATTTGACGTCGTAGGCACCGTGTGCGGAAAGCAGTTCGCCATTCGTCAATCCAGATTGCTGGCGAGCTTGAAGAATTTCAGGGTACGACCGATAGACGCTGGCGATGACATCGGCCAAGACGAGTGCGTCTTCGTTGGTTGCTTCAGCAGCGACGCCGGATTCCGCGTCGGCATCCAATGCCAACGGTTCCATCGTTTGTTCCGAAGCGGGCTGTGCGGATGGCTGTGTTGCTGATTCAGCGACACCGTCTTGCGCAACCGTGAGGAATTGCTTGAACGACAGCGAGTCGGATTCGATCATCGCGTCGGCGGTCGGATCGTCGGCGCGGGCGAAGTGGGGCGTCGCGAACGATGAGGTGAGCAAGGCGAGCGAAGCCAGGACCTTCATCACGCTGCGGTGCGCGGCGCGACTTCCGAGACGGTTGGGGTGGGAAACCGTGGAGTTTGCGGCGCAGGCTGACTTTACGCTTTGGGCAATTTGACCTTTGACGCTTTGTCGTTTGACTTCTCGGGTTCCTGGTCGGCAACCACCGGCGGGAATCCATTCAATTGACGCCATATCTCTCGGCCCAGTGGAACACGGTTCAAGAGCACCCAGCCATTTGCGCGGACACCCTGTCGGAGATATCGGTCATCTGGCCAACCATTCTCCCGATCAAAATGATTATCCGGGGTCACCAGCACGCGAAAATATCCTCTTCCATCGTCGGTCGGGAAGACTCGGTTGACTTTGCCGCCAAAGGTGCCAACGGCGACGGAGGGCCACCCGACAAACTGAACCGCGGGCCAGCCTTCGAATTGCAAGCGAACTTGGGCCCCTTCCTGGACCAAAGGCATGTCGTTGCCGCTGACTTTCATCTCGACCGCCAATTCATCGGTGTCGGGAACGATCACAAATAGCTGGTCACCTTCCTTGATCGTGTCGCTGCCTTCGACACCGAACCATTGTTGGATGCGGCCCGAACGTGGGGCACGAATTTCCAATCGGTCGAGTTCGCCACGTTTGTTCCGCAGATCCAGGATCTCTTTTTCGATTGTGTTGATCTTCTGCATCGCGTCGAGAACCTTTTGTTCGGCGTCTCGGTTCTTGATCGCAATGTCTTGCAGTTTCGCTTCGATCTCTTCTTCCTTCGAAATCAGCGAGGCCGACAATTCGTGAACCGCGTTTTGAGCCTTTTGCACCTTGGCGTTCTGCGACTCAACCGCTTGTCGTTTGCTGAACAATTCCTCGCGAGAGACCAAGCCTTTGTCGGCGACGTCCTCCGCGATTCGCAATTGATTGCGTTTGTCTTGCAGTTCCGCCTCCATGGATGTCACTTCGTTTTTGGCCTGCTCCCATTTTTGTTTGGAGGCCTCGAGGTCTTGTTTCAATGATTCAGTCAAACTCTTTCCGCCGTTCTCTTGCAACAAAACGGCTTGCTTGGCGACTTCCAGACCAGACAGTGCCGCGGCTTCCTTGGATTCCATCGCGATGATTTGCGTGTCGATTTGCGAGACGCCATCAACCGCGAACGGGGACAATCGCAGCAGCAGTTCGTCTTGTTCGACGTAGCTGCCTTCTCGCAGACCCGCCTTCACAAAATCCACGACGCCTTTGGAGGGGCTGCGGACGGGTTGCGGGCGTTCTTGAGGATCGATCGCAACCACCGTTCCGACGCCTCTCGCGGTTTGTTGCCATGGGACGAACAGCATCGCAATGATCGACAGCACCAAGCCGACAAAGGTGACTTTGCCGACGAACCGGATCCAATTCCCGGTGCGGACGAGTTGCATCGATGCGAAGTCGTCGGATGAATGAAGGCCGTGAATCATGAGTTGGCGCGGGGTGAATGGTTTAGCGATTCAAAACGTCGTCGGAGTCGTCTGGCAGTCACATTGTGTTTGAGCCGAGCAACACGGGGCGTCCGGTGCGGTGGAACTGGAGGGCTTGCGCCCGGCCGCTAGCAGTTGATGTCGGGAAGGCAGTTGATGTCGGGGAATTCGTGCGGGGCGGTTCCGATGGGTTCGAAACGCGATGGTGGCGGATTCGATCAGTGTCACGGGCGGCGGATGTACAAGGTGTGATCGCAGTGTTCGGCGATGTCTTTTCGATTGGTAAAGACGAGCAATGTCCAACTGGGGTTCGACGGTGCGATGTGTGGCCACAGCGAATTTCGGACGGAAGCATCCAGTTCGTCCAGCAAACCATCGATGACCAGCAATTTGGGTCGAATGGCCAACGCTCGCGCGATCAGTAGCCGCATGACTTGTTCCTGCGAGAGCGGGTAGCCACCGGTTTGCAGTGACGTTTGCAGCCCGTTAGAGAGTTGCTCGATCGTCGCAGTCAGCCCGACTTGCCCGGTCACTTCACGGACTCGGTGTTGCCCGATGCCGCGACGACCCAAGTCAATGTTTTCGCGAACGGTTCCGTGGAAGACGTCACGCGGACCGGCGTAGCTGACCAATTTGCCCATTCCGGACGTGGCGGCCTGGGCGGCTTCGATGCCCGCGATTTGAATCAGACCTTCGGGGACGTCCATCAATCCCGCGATCGAACGAGCCAGGCAGGATCGGCCGCTGATGTCATCGCCGGTGATCGCGACTCGTTCGCCGGGTTGAATGGTCGCGGCGGGGATCTTGGATGACCATGCCGTGCCCCGAAACGTCAGTGCGGACCAAGTCACTTCGGCCGGGCCATCTTCGGTGGGGCCAATTTCAATCTTTTGATCGGCGGGGACGTCGACCAAGTGACCGACTTTGTCGATGGCAGCCATCAAGTCATAAAACTTCTCGAGCGACTTGCCGCCTTTGGCGAACGCCCCAACGACGACGGTCACAATCAGTTCGCTGGCGACCAACTGACCCAGCGTCAACGCTCCGCCAATGACCAACCAACCACCGAGTGCGAGGACCGCGGTTGAAGCGAGCGTTTGCACGGCGATCGCGAAACTGACCTGGCGGATGACAACACGAAATTGTCTTTGACGCGCGGCAATGTAATCCGCTGTCAGTCGGTCGGTTCGCTGGATGGCCAGAGCTTCGCCGCCGCTGGATTTGAACACGGAGGGTTGGGCGATGACGTCCTGCAACCAATGCGCGACGCGGTACTTGGCAATGGACTCTTCGATCGACGAGCGGATGCCATTGCGTCCGAGCAACCAAATGATCGAAACCATCGCGATGACCAACACGATGTCGAACCCAAGTAGGAACGGATGGTAGAACGCCAAGACGATCATCCCCAAGACAGTCGTCAGGACGATCGAGACACCATCGAGCAACAGCACCGCGGTCGCTTTTTGGATCGTCATGATGTCAAAGAAACGGTTGGCGAGTTCTCGCGGGCACTCGCCGCGAAGGTGTTCTTGGTTGGCTCGGGGAAATCGATGGGCGAGGTCGCTGGCGATTCGGACGAATTGCCGACGCTGGATTATTTCGACGACGACGGTTTGCAATACGTTCAGCACGCCGGCGATGGTGAGACACGTCAACAGCATCAGCCCCAAGATGATCAGCGGCTGAAGCTGAGTGCCCCAGCTAACCACGTTGACCAACGACTCGACCGCGAGCGGTGTCGCCAAACTCAGCACCCCGGCGACGAGTGCAAACAGGACTACCATCCAAATGTCGCGGCGGTCCAAATTCAGCAGCGTGATGAAACGACGCATCGGCGTGGGATGCTCGTGATGGCCTCCGTGACCATGCGAGGTGGCCGAGATCGAATCGCATTCGAACTCTTTCCGAGCGATGAACATCCGTGGAGCAGGTGACGTCGCGAAAAGTTGGCCGAGTTTGTAGCGGCTGATCACCTTCGAGTTGACTTGGTCGTTGGTCGAGAACATCTCGACGGATCGCCAATTGGCTTTTTCGAGGACTCTCAGCGAACCGTCGCTGTAGGCCAGCAAGATCGGGTTGCCCTCGGCGAGAAAGCCAAATGCCTCGGCACCGGAATCCAAACGCGTTTCGTCCAGCACGATACCACCCTGCATCGCGCTCGTTTGCAGCACCCACAACGGGTCTTCGTCTTCGGGCATGGATTCGTTGGACAGCACGTCGGCCAGATCAATCGGCAGCCCAATGCTTTGCCCGATCCGAGTCAGGGCTCGCAAAATCGACTGGTCATCCGGAGAAACCGCGTCAGCAAATTGGGATGAGTCCATGCGTGTCAAACAAGGTGAATCGAAAGGCGGGAGCTGGATTGGCCGAGAAAACAGACGGTTTTTCGCGTTGTTGCCAGTGGAATCGCTCGGGGCATCATCGTGGTCAGGCAAGGCATTGTCACGGCGGGAGACACCGCAATTCACAATCGTGCCGTCACCATTGAAGCACCCGCGTCAAAAACGTCCAACCAGTCGTGCAATCGAGAAGAAATCGCCACTCGCATCAATCAGTCATTCGATTGGGTTTTGGGCGGGGCAAAGGAAGATTGCCAGAAAGAGATGATCCCGTGTAAGGGCAGTACTTGCACGGAAAGCCGTGGTACCGGTGTGTAGATCCTCATTCGCTCGCGTCCGCTCGCGACGAATGGATCCTGGTTTGGCGTGGGATGGTCGCTACGCGACTGAGCGAACCTGCGTATCCAGCAGTTCCCGTTTGTTGGCGATCAGGCAAACGACTTGGATGAACGAATCGACGTGCATCTTTCGCAAGATGTTTGCACGGTGAGCCTCCACCGTTTTGATGGAAATGTCGAGTTTGGAAGCGATCTGTTTCGACAACTTCCCGTCCATCACCAATGTCAGAATCTGGCGTTCGCGTGGGCTCAGCGAATTGATGCGTTTCTGGACGCTTTGGTCCGCTTCCCACTGTCGTCGCTGCTGTTCGTCGTGTGCAATCGCCTCTCGCACACGTTCGACAAACAACGAAACATCGAGCGGTTTCTCGAAGAAGTCCCGAGCACCGCTCCGCATTGCGCGAGCAAGGTCGCAAGTCCGAGGCTCGCCGCCCAAGATGATGTAGGGAGGGCAGTAGCCCTGTTGCGAAATTTGTTCCGCGAGCGTGATTCCGGCGACCAACGAGACATTCAGGTCCAGAACGAGACACCCGGGAGTTCCCGGATCGTGTGATTCATAGAATTGGCTCGGGTGATCGAAACGCTCGACCCTCAAATCATACGACTGCAAGAATCGCGAAACGGATTCTCCGTCTGCAAATGATTCCTCAATCAGAAATACCGTGGATTCGTTCACGTGAGTGCCCCTCATCGATGGAAGTGCGAACCAAAGGAATCGCACCGAAGTGATTGAATACGCCTTTGCTGTTTCAGTGGGGGCAGTCACTTGAAAACGTTGCTCAAAACGGAGTTGTCCGTTGAGAGCGACGATGCAGCGTTGGGTCTATCGTCACCACTCGGGGGAGAAGCGAGGAAAAACTAATTCTTGATTGAAAAAACACCGCTTGAAGTGCTTCAAATTTCGCATGTGAGAGGTGGTTCCGATTGAAGCGACAAATTCTTGGACTGCGTTGTTTCGCATGTATTCACCGCAAATCACGACGTTGACCAGGGGGTGTTACGTTCCCTCTGGTCTTGCGATGGAATTGCTTGCGGGCAATCGTTGCCTCTAACTGGTGAGCGTGATGTGCGCTGAGATCGGCAGATGAAAAGGCGCCATGCTGCGAAGTGCAATCGACTCTCTCGTCCAAGTCTTCTACGCGACCGCCGATCTCCGTTGAACGCATGCCACCGAGTGCGGCGAAGTCGGGGTAATGTGCGCGAGACAGATGAACTCCGCGTGCAACCGCAGAAGTTTTGTCGTCGCATGGCATCGAGATAGACGACGCATGATCGGCACGTCAGGCAGCGGGGACTAATCGCCCGCTAAACGCTTTCAATGACTCCGCTCATTCGCATAGGGGAATCTACCAGGGGGTTTCCCTATGGTCAAAGTGAGCCGCAAATCACGACATCTGAGGGTGGAAGGTTCTAGGGTTGTTAGCCCACGAAAAGGAATTGAAGACAACTACGCCTACCCACGAGTGATGCGTTTGAAGGGACTTCAGCGCGTCTTGGATGAATAGTGACAACATGGAAACCTGGATCCTTCACGAGAGCAACGAGAAGGCGAATTCTCTTCGCAAGAGAATTCGTGAACTCGGATTGGATTGTCCACCCGAACGTTTGGTGGAACTTGAGCCTGGAAGTGAGACCACCGTGGATCCGTTCGCCGGTGAACGTCTCGTCTTCTTGGTTCTCAATCAAATCCAACCAGAACACTTCGCTGTCTTGTATGCGTTGAAGCAGGCCGTCATTCCAACGGCATCGGTGAGCGACTCGAATTTGTTGTCGTGCAATTTGGCGGCGACCGATCTATGCTAAGTGGGGCCACGTGCAATTGGTGGGTGCGACCGCCGAATACGACTTGAAGATCGCGGCCGGGACCGCTCGCGTGGTGACATTGGGCACGACGCGAATTTCGCCGAAGAGTCTATTTCCGGCGGCTCAGGATGTCTACTTGGTGGAGTGAACCGGCGGATTGAAAACTGGTCGAGCATGTCACTCGCGACGTCGTCGCTATTCAGGACGTCTTGAGTGACGGTAGTAGCTTTCCAAGCACAGCGTGGCCATCGAAGTGGTGTAAACCGTCCCGCCATAGCCGCCCCACAGCGATTGATCCGACCACGAACCATCGGGTTGCTGCGTCGAGAGCAGCCGTTGTTTCAGTGCCGCGTTCCAGGTATCCCAGGCGTCGTCCTGCAGCTGATGAAGGGCCATCGTGGCGTAGTACCAGTAGTAATAATTGTCGGGCCCGTTGCCTTGGCCGGGCAAGTTGGCCAGCAATACCGATTCGGCTTCGCGGATGGTTGCGTCGGGCAACTTCTGACCGATCAACAATCGTGTCGCGAGCGCTTCGGCGGTCATGGTCGGTGATGTCGGTTCACCGGGACGATAGCAAGCTTGTCCGCCTGAACGGCCTCGCCGGACTGAATCTAGGAAGCGAGCGATTCCGTCAGACATGCGTCGATTCTTGGGCACCGCGTCGGATCGATCGGCCGAGTCGATCAGCAAGGCTTGCCATCCCAGTTGGCTGAGGTCACCGGTGTCGCCACGGTTGTAACGCCAGCCGCCGGTGACGGGATGTTGCATCGAACGGGTGTAGGCGATCGCTCGTTTGGTGGCCTCCATCGCGGATGGGTCGGAGGTCATCGCGGCGGTTTCGGCGAGAGCCAATCCCGCCATCGCGTGGCTGTAGTGCGCCGCGTAGACTGACGCGTTGCTGGCGAGGGATCCGTCGGTTCGTTGCCGCGACAGCAGGAACGCGAGACCGCGGTAAACGGTGTCGCGGTGTTCGCCTTCTTGGTGCGTGTGTCCGGAACCGAGCATCGATAGCAACGCCAGCCCCGTGATTGCGGTTTCAGCATTGCGACCGGCGCCACCACGATGCAGACCCAAGGGAGCTCGTTCTTGACCCGCGCCGGTGGTTTTGGGATCCCAGGCTCCATCGCTGCGTTGTTGCGATGCCAGGTATCGGAGTGCTGCTTCGACAGCGGCTTCTGTGTCCGCGTCGCCGCCGTTTTGAATCAAGGCCTGTGCTTTGGCCGCTCCGGCTCGTGATGCGAAGTCCTCGTCGATCGTTCCTGCGGATGGTTCCTTGGGAAGCGATGCTGCTGAACGAACCGAGGCGATTTTTGCGATCGCGGCTTCATCGGTCGAGCGAACTGTATTTGATTGGCCAACGTTCGATGGCGGCGTTGTCATCTCCGGCGAAGATTGTTCGATGGTTTCCGGATCGGACTCGGCGATGGGTTCCGTCAACGCGGTTTGCAACCAATCGTCGATGCTGGAATCGAGAGCGTCCGTCGCGACGGCTTCGGTATCGTTCGTCTCAGTTAGAGCGGGCTGTGTCGGCATCGCGGAGGAAGCTAGCACGGCTGGCATCGATGGCAATGGGATCTCCGCGGGCGGAGGCGTTGGGTCAGATTCCGGCTCGGGCGTCGTATCGTCCGACGCCAGTTGCTCGGCCGTTTCCGATTCCATTTCGCGTTCGGGGATCAACGGTTCGGGCAGCTTAAGTGCTGCTAGCGGCGACGGTTCCGCGGGCGCGTCGGCGGAATCTTGCAGGGTTTCTAGCATCTCCGGATCAAACATCGAGACCGCGATGTCAGCTGCACCGGCATCGGCGGCTGAATCGGACACTGGGCCGCCACCGGACCAGAACACGGACAGCTTGGGCACGTACAGAATCAACACGCCGTGCAAACCGACCGACAAGATCAAGCACACAATCGCTGCACCGCGACCGCTGGCTTTGCGACGGCGAAACAAAACGATCGTGATGACCAAAAATGTCACCGCGACAAAGGCGACACCGCGAACGATGTTGGGGTCGGCCCAGAGAGTTTCCAAGTTGTCCCACGAAGCGATCGGCGGTGCGTCGGCGACGCCTGCTACCGGGATCATCGGCGGTTTGGAAACGGTGGTCATAAGCGGAAAGAAAAAGGGTTAGCGTCGTTCGCTGACGCCCATCTTTTGCACACCGGCGAGTTCGATTTGGCGCATGACTTTCACGACATGATGAAGCGAACTGTCGCTGTCGCCACGCACGGAGACTTGCAGTCCGGGATACACCGAACGTTGTTGTTTGAGTGTTTTAGTCAGTTGTTCGGACGACATCGGTGTGCCGTCCAACAACAGCGATCCGTCGTTGCGAACTTCGACGATGCGTTGATCGGGCGTTCGGGCCATCGATTGCATGTCGGCCGAAGCCACATTGACTTGCACGCCGCTGTCGCTGGAATCCATCTTGCTGCTGACCATGAAAAAGATCACCAGCAGGAACACCACATCGATCATGGGCGTCAAGTTGATCGTCGCGTCTTCGGTTCCGCGATTGCGTTTCATCAGGCTGCCCGTCGTTTACGAGGAGCCTTGGCTGTGCCAGCGTTTTCCAGTCCTTCGGCGGAGATGCAATCGATCACCCGTTGGCAGAGTTTGTCGATCTCGCCGAGGTACCCGTCTGATTTGGCACCGAAGTACATGTATGCCAGGTAAGCCGGAATTGCGACGCTGAGTCCGCCGGCCGTTGTCATCAGAGCGGTGCTGATTCCCGATGCGAGCAGGTCGCTTTCGCCGGCGCTGGGATCAGCGATCGTTTCAAAGGCTTGGATCATTCCCAGAACGGTGCCCAACAATCCAATCAGCGGTGTCACGTTGCTGATCGCGTGAAAGACGCGTAGGAATCGTCGCAATGAATCACCGACACGGTCGCCCGCGTCAATCACGGCTTGTTCGATTTCCAGCATCGGCCGGCCCCAGCGACGAACCGCGGCGTGGAAGACTTCCGCGACCGGGCAATCAAATTCGTCGCAGATCGAGGTGGCTTCTTCGTAGCTGAGTTGGCCGTCTTCGACACATTCGGTGAATCGACGGACAAACGGTTTCGGGATCACACGACTGCGACGCAGCGCGATCATGCGTTCCATCGAAAGTCCCAAGACGATCAACGAGCAAACCGCCAACGGGATCATCAACATTCCGCCTTCGGCAATCTTGGTGACGAATGCCGGCGGTTCCCAAGAGGCTTCCGATGCTTCGGTGGCTTCGCCTTCGCCCGCGAGTTGATCGGTCGCGGGGGCTTCCGGGATCGACATTCCACCGGCGTTGCCGGCAGTGTTGCGAGTCGCGATCTGGGCGACAGGTTCGGAGGCTCCGTATTGACCACCACCAAAGGAATTTTGATTGTTGCCCGAGCTGTAGGGATCGTTGTAGGTGTTGCCAAAGCCGTTGTTCGCACGCGGTTGGCTGTAGCCTTGGTTGCCGAAGTTCTGAGCGATGGCGGAGGCGTGCCAGTTCGACCAAATCGACAACCCGACCGTCAGCACGACGACCGGTAAAAATCGCGACGCGACCGCGAGCGTTGGACGCAAGCGGTTGGCGTTGGGACGAGTCTCGTTTCGATGTGAATTCATCGTCGAAGTGGGGATTCAGAGGAGGCGTCCGGTGACAACGCGGCCAATCGGCGGCGGGCTCCGGTCGCATGTTGGCTGTTCGCAAAGCGACGCACCAAGGTGGAATAGCAGACGGCGGCTTCGCGTGTCCGCCCCAATTGTTCAAACGATTTGCCGGCTTGCACCAATGCCGCGGCGGTCCATTGGCCTTCGCCGCTGATGCCTTCGACCAATCGGTAGGCGTCAATCGCTTCGCCGAATCGTTCTTGCATGTAGTAGGTTTCGCCGATCATCCATTGGGCTCGACCTCGAGCGTCTTCGTCAGCCGACCCGAGTCGCACAACGCTCTCGAGCAGCGACCGTCCGCGATCAAAGTTCAATTGGCGAATTTCGACGTCGGCGGCAAGCAAGTTCACCAATGCCGATTGAGGCGATGTGGTCGAGATCGCAGCACGTGCCGCGGCAATTCGCTGAGCAGCTTCCGTGATCGACCCGGATGACGAAGCGGTCTCGGCAAGACGAAGCAACGTGGGGAAGTCGTCCGCGCCACCTTCGTCAACGATGCGTTGCCACCACTTGAGCGATGAGTTGGCATCACCCGTTTGCAGCAAAGCTTCCGCGAACAAGCGTTCGACATGCAGGTTGCGTCCACGCCGTTCAGCGGTTTGGTCGCTTCCGTCGAAGAATGCTTCTTCGTCTTTGGCTGCCATGGCCAAAATGGACCAGTTCGACGTTCGGCCTGCCCAGCGACATGCCGATTCACGAACACCCGCGGTGATGATCGCTTCGGTGTCCTCGCCCGACTTGGAATCAACCGCGGCAACGGGTGAGATCCATCGCAGAGCGATTCGTTGTGCGTCGGCGTCGAGATCGTTTCGTGTGAGTTGTTCCAGGATCGCCGCGGTCGTGTCGCCGGTTTTGTCTCGGGTGGCGATGGCATTTGCGTAGATCGATTCAGCACCCGCGTCGCCTCGTTGGGCGGAAACCAACAAACCGATGGCAGATGGCTTCAACGTCGATGTGAACTGTGGCGAGGCGGTCAGCTTCTTGGCATGCTGAATCAAATGATCAGCCAGCGGTCCATCGCAGGGTTCCAAAGGATGGTTGCCGCAATGTGACACGATCGCTTGCAAACACGCACCGGAAGCGGAGTGTTGTTCCAGCAATTGTTGAAGCGTTTGGTCGGCCGAATCCGATTGTCCCGTTCGAAACTGGCATGACATCCGCATCAACAACGCGGATGGAACGTCGGCGTGATCCGAGTGATGCTGTAGGAATTGATCGATCGCAGTCAGAGCGGCTTGATCGTCCTTGCCGGACATCGCGGTGCACCAAGCCAGTCCCAATCTCGCGGTCGCAAGTTGAGGACTGTCGCCGTTTGCGATCACCATCTGGTAGGTCGACTGCGCGAGTTCGAGGTGGCCGCCATCGAGCAATCCCGATGCAACGGTCATGCAAGTGGCTGCCCACTCGGGGCTAGTTATTCCGAGCTGTTTGACTTCGTTTAACCAGCGATGTGCGTCCGTGTGCCGGCCCGATCGTGTCAATCCATTGGCGGCACTGAGCAGTAGATTGGCAGTTTGCTCAGCGTTCAGCGAATCAGGATCGTTGTCCCTCAATCGCATCACCGCATAGGCCGCCATGTCATGCACATCGGCTGCGTTTTCAGTTTGGTTGCCGCTCGTGTCCAAACGGCGAGCCAATTGAACCAACGCTGCGATGGATCGAATGGAAGAGCTG
This genomic window from Rhodopirellula bahusiensis contains:
- a CDS encoding tetratricopeptide repeat protein → MTVTHTQSNTSLPQRTIQWFPTGLALIVFTLSMPTLAKADESDLAAATGQLLQQTHGAQWDDAIATARTIAANDSSSIRSIAALVQLARRLDTSGNQTENAADVHDMAAYAVMRLRDNDPDSLNAEQTANLLLSAANGLTRSGRHTDAHRWLNEVKQLGITSPEWAATCMTVASGLLDGGHLELAQSTYQMVIANGDSPQLATARLGLAWCTAMSGKDDQAALTAIDQFLQHHSDHADVPSALLMRMSCQFRTGQSDSADQTLQQLLEQHSASGACLQAIVSHCGNHPLEPCDGPLADHLIQHAKKLTASPQFTSTLKPSAIGLLVSAQRGDAGAESIYANAIATRDKTGDTTAAILEQLTRNDLDADAQRIALRWISPVAAVDSKSGEDTEAIITAGVRESACRWAGRTSNWSILAMAAKDEEAFFDGSDQTAERRGRNLHVERLFAEALLQTGDANSSLKWWQRIVDEGGADDFPTLLRLAETASSSGSITEAAQRIAAARAAISTTSPQSALVNLLAADVEIRQLNFDRGRSLLESVVRLGSADEDARGRAQWMIGETYYMQERFGEAIDAYRLVEGISGEGQWTAAALVQAGKSFEQLGRTREAAVCYSTLVRRFANSQHATGARRRLAALSPDASSESPLRR